Proteins encoded by one window of Aspergillus chevalieri M1 DNA, chromosome 6, nearly complete sequence:
- a CDS encoding 5-formyltetrahydrofolate cyclo-ligase (BUSCO:EOG09264PMA;~COG:H;~EggNog:ENOG410PPHN;~InterPro:IPR024185,IPR037171,IPR002698;~PFAM:PF01812): MMTAPLQAAKKDLRKKIRDALRKIPADSLSSQSGVATNKLLSLTEYQNAKRIGVYLSMPSGELSTTSIVQDALTKGKEVFIPYIYTVEPPAMLPKTSVMDMLALESMEEFESLEADKWGIPSLKNDQVHGKKNCFGGSGLTFPAEKQTTSHDSQGLDLIVMPGMAFDQGFRRLGHGKGYYDHFLTRYSTKAADGKTVAGALKMPFLVALALQEQMLPPSEEIPVTHHDWPIDALIVGDGKFFVRKR, encoded by the exons ATGATGACAGCTCCTCTGCAGGCGGCCAAGAAAGACCTCCGGAAGAAAATACGTGACGCACTGCGAAAAATCCCCGCGGACTCACTATCTTCTCAAT CCGGAGTCGCTACAAACAAGCTTCTCTCCCTGACGGAATACCAGAATGCTAAGAGAATTGGGGTCTACCTGTCCATGCCGTCCGGAGAGCTGTCCACCACGAGCATTGTCCAAGATGCTCTGACCAAAGGCAAAGAGGTCTTTATTCCTTACATCTACACGGTCGAGCCGCCGGCCATGCTGCCAAAGACCTCGGTGATGGACATGCTCGCCCTTGAGTCCATGGAAGAGTTCGAGTCACTAGAGGCAGACAAATGGGGCATTCCATCGCTCAAGAACGATCAGGTCCACGGCAAGAAGAACTGTTTTGGCGGCAGTGGTCTCACCTTTCCCGCCGAGAAACAGACTACATCGCATGACAGCCAGGGTCTGGATCTGATCGTCATGCCCGGTATGGCGTTCGATCAAGGTTTCCGACGACTAGGCCACGGGAAAGGATATTATGATCACTTTTTGACCAGGTATTCGACTAAAGCGGCAGACGGCAAAACAGTAGCAGGAGCACTCAAAATGCCTTTTCTCG TTGCCCTCGCCCTCCAGGAACAAATGCTTCCCCCGTCCGAAGAAATTCCCGTTACACATCATGACTGGCCTATCGATGCCCTCATTGTCGGTGATGGCAAATTCTTCGTCCGCAAACGCTGA
- the ROT1 gene encoding reversal of Tor2 lethality (COG:U;~EggNog:ENOG410PFUS;~InterPro:IPR019623;~PFAM:PF10681;~SECRETED:SignalP(1-18);~TransMembrane:1 (n2-13c18/19o218-235i);~go_component: GO:0005783 - endoplasmic reticulum [Evidence IEA];~go_process: GO:0006458 - 'de novo' protein folding [Evidence IEA]) has protein sequence MVAVGFISYLLLATAVGAISVSELVGTWTTKSESVFTGRGFFDSVEDRLIEPKHPGISYSFTSDGYYEAAYYRALANPKDPSCPKGIMQWQHGAFTLFVNGSIVLNPIAVDGRQLLSDPCKKDIATYTRYNQTEFFKSYTVSTDAYHNVRRLDLYGHDGAPLHPMYLAYKTPEILPTTTLNPLHTQAPKSKRDLSDTSSSFAIQNLIQSEGLVSPERWWWFGIIATSLGGIALMYA, from the exons ATGGTTGCGGTTGGCTTCATTAGCTATCTACTTCTCGCTACGGCTGTCGGCGCCATTAGTGTCTCCGAGCTGGTTGGAACATGGACCACCAAGTCAGAGAGTGTGTTTACAGGCCGCGGCTTCTTCGATTCCGTTGAAGATCGTCTCATCGAACCAAAACACCCGGGCATTTCCTATTCATTTACGTCGGACGGCTACTATGAAGCGGCCTACTATCGCGCTCTCGCCAATC CGAAGGATCCTTCCTGCCCCAAAGGAATCATGCAATGGCAGCATGGCGCATTCACCCTGTTCGTCAATGGATCCATAGTCTTGAATCCCATCGCCGTTGATGGCCGTCAGTTGCTGTCGGACCCGTGCAAGAAGGACATTGCTACCTATACTAGATACAATCAGACAGAGTTCTTCAAG TCGTACACGGTCTCGACAGATGCCTATCACAATGTCCGTCGCCTTGACCTCTATGGCCATGACGGCGCTCCCTTGCATCCCATGTACCTTGCCTACAAAACCCCCGAGATATTGCCTACGACGACCTTGAACCCGTTGCACACCCAGGCGCCCAAGAGCAAGCGCGATTTGAGTGACACTTCCAGCTCGTTCGCCATACAGAACCTGATTCAGAGCGAGGGCTTGGTCAGCCCtgagcggtggtggtggtttggtATCATTGCAACTTCTCTGGGTGGAATCGCGTTGATGTATGCTTGA